The Hymenobacter sp. GOD-10R genome includes a window with the following:
- a CDS encoding S41 family peptidase: MKTWLLVLLLVSARSWAVAQATVTTAYDSAARYSVTQMRADLAYVRRALEEVHPALYWYTSQDTLNRAFSRAEAALTRPLSEPEFWRQLQALVVQVHCGHTRIRHSAAYQAWFRRQPHSYLPFLVVVRQNRLFITDNQSATPDLRPGTEVLAIDGHPTAELLPRLRSLIAADGYGTQFQNQELAAGFFDEYYWNFYPSRSVYPLLVADSTGQPQQLTPQPRPATPRPASAPLTPDQQRTRKLERLRSVSYLGQLPGTAVLRIREFSYDELEDYRTFHAQTFAELKQRQVKRLVLDLRGNGGGNLNLANDLLKYLLKRDFYLSKSGRGRVFLPSFMQPDSTQAAYFDTTSVRRLPGGGFAKVSSSLGQQHPYRGSYFRGQVVVLVDGGTFSAASQLAASLRAQRRVVVIGQETGGGEAGCNGGTLSELELPNTHLVLQLPHFQMLSACPRPHLGRGVQPDVEVLPTPQQVAVHADPILEQLPLLLQRH, translated from the coding sequence ATGAAAACCTGGCTACTAGTGTTGTTACTAGTAAGTGCCCGTAGCTGGGCTGTCGCTCAAGCTACGGTGACCACCGCTTATGATTCAGCGGCACGCTACTCAGTGACCCAAATGCGCGCTGACCTAGCCTATGTGCGTCGAGCGCTGGAAGAAGTGCATCCGGCCCTTTACTGGTACACTTCACAGGATACGCTTAACCGGGCTTTTTCTCGTGCGGAAGCGGCGCTCACGCGCCCGTTGAGCGAGCCGGAGTTTTGGCGTCAGTTGCAAGCCTTGGTGGTGCAAGTGCATTGTGGCCACACGCGGATACGGCACTCGGCTGCCTACCAAGCGTGGTTTCGGCGGCAGCCTCATTCGTACCTACCTTTCTTGGTGGTCGTTCGGCAAAACAGGCTGTTCATTACGGATAATCAGAGCGCTACGCCGGATTTGCGCCCTGGCACCGAGGTGCTCGCCATTGACGGACACCCCACGGCCGAGCTGCTGCCGCGCCTACGCTCTCTTATTGCCGCCGACGGCTACGGAACACAGTTCCAGAACCAAGAGTTGGCCGCAGGCTTTTTCGACGAGTATTACTGGAATTTCTATCCCAGCCGCTCCGTGTACCCGCTGCTGGTAGCCGACAGCACCGGCCAGCCGCAACAGCTAACCCCGCAGCCCCGCCCGGCTACCCCGCGTCCGGCATCGGCGCCGCTTACGCCCGACCAGCAACGAACCCGCAAGCTGGAGCGGCTGCGCTCGGTCAGTTACCTCGGACAGCTGCCGGGCACAGCCGTGCTACGTATCCGCGAGTTCAGCTACGACGAGCTGGAAGACTACCGAACCTTTCATGCGCAGACGTTTGCCGAGTTGAAGCAGCGCCAGGTCAAGCGGTTAGTGCTGGACTTGCGCGGTAACGGAGGTGGTAACCTGAACCTAGCCAACGACCTGCTGAAGTATCTACTTAAGCGGGACTTTTACCTAAGCAAGAGCGGGCGGGGCCGCGTGTTTCTGCCCTCCTTCATGCAGCCCGACTCGACCCAGGCTGCCTATTTCGATACCACCAGTGTGCGGCGTCTACCAGGCGGCGGGTTTGCGAAAGTCAGTAGCAGCCTGGGCCAGCAGCATCCGTACCGGGGAAGCTATTTTCGGGGGCAAGTGGTGGTGCTAGTTGATGGTGGTACCTTTTCGGCCGCGTCCCAGCTAGCCGCTAGTTTACGGGCGCAACGGCGGGTGGTCGTCATCGGTCAAGAAACTGGGGGCGGCGAGGCCGGGTGCAATGGGGGTACTCTCTCCGAGTTGGAACTACCCAACACCCACCTAGTTCTGCAACTACCGCACTTCCAAATGCTATCGGCTTGCCCTCGCCCGCACCTAGGTCGTGGCGTGCAGCCCGACGTGGAAGTACTACCTACGCCTCAGCAGGTGGCCGTTCACGCCGACCCCATCTTGGAGCAGCTGCCGTTGTTGTTACAAAGGCACTAG
- a CDS encoding potassium channel protein has product MWKRAAALNRFMVSLVLALASLTIGVIGFILIEHYSLLDAFYMTITTISTVGYGELHPFSPAGRLFVSVYIFFNLLFVAYLISQLTTYIFNGELSTLFNMYRTDQEIKGFTNHVIVCGFGRNGSKACAELLANGAQVVVVEQDQELLRAATESGLGPIAAILGDATADETLLQAGVERAQALISALPKDADNVFVALTARGLNPTLKIIARASIKTSESKLLRAGVDSVVMPEEIGGSHMANLIMRPEVIRFLDMMSGLGPNKLRLEELRYQEFRREWQGRSIRELDVRSRTGATIIGLRLQSGEVLVSPSADTRPAPGDVLLILGTDEQVRAMLQQFHV; this is encoded by the coding sequence ATGTGGAAGCGCGCTGCTGCTTTGAACCGCTTTATGGTGTCGTTGGTGCTGGCCTTGGCCAGCCTTACCATCGGGGTCATTGGCTTCATCCTGATTGAGCACTATAGCCTGCTCGACGCCTTCTACATGACCATCACCACCATTTCGACGGTGGGATACGGGGAGCTGCATCCATTTTCGCCGGCGGGGCGGCTGTTCGTTTCGGTTTATATCTTCTTTAACCTGCTTTTTGTTGCCTACTTAATATCCCAACTCACCACGTATATCTTCAACGGGGAGCTGAGCACGCTGTTTAATATGTACCGGACCGACCAGGAAATCAAAGGGTTTACGAATCACGTCATTGTGTGTGGCTTCGGGCGCAATGGCAGCAAGGCCTGCGCCGAACTCCTGGCCAATGGTGCGCAAGTAGTCGTGGTAGAGCAAGACCAGGAGCTGCTGCGGGCAGCCACCGAAAGCGGCCTAGGACCTATTGCGGCTATTCTCGGCGATGCTACTGCCGACGAAACGTTGTTACAAGCCGGCGTTGAACGCGCTCAGGCGCTCATCTCGGCCCTACCCAAAGATGCCGACAATGTGTTTGTAGCCCTCACAGCCCGTGGCCTCAATCCGACGCTCAAGATCATTGCCCGGGCCAGCATCAAAACCAGCGAGAGCAAGTTGCTGCGTGCTGGGGTCGATTCGGTGGTGATGCCGGAGGAAATCGGCGGCTCGCACATGGCCAACCTGATTATGCGGCCGGAAGTAATCCGCTTCCTAGATATGATGAGCGGCCTAGGTCCTAACAAGTTGCGATTGGAAGAGCTACGCTACCAGGAGTTTCGCCGCGAGTGGCAAGGCCGCAGTATTCGGGAGCTAGATGTCCGCTCCCGCACCGGCGCCACCATCATTGGCTTGCGTCTGCAAAGCGGGGAAGTGCTCGTCAGCCCGAGCGCTGATACCCGCCCCGCGCCCGGCGACGTGCTGCTGATTTTGGGCACCGACGAACAGGTGCGCGCCATGTTGCAGCAGTTTCACGTATAA
- a CDS encoding bifunctional 3,4-dihydroxy-2-butanone-4-phosphate synthase/GTP cyclohydrolase II has translation MLDSIEDAIADIRAGKVVIVVDDEDRENEGDFICAARCATPEVINFMATHGRGLVCAPLTEERCDELGLELMVGRNTALHATPFTVSVDLLKNGVTTGISASDRSKTILALIDPETKPADLGRPGHIFPLKARKEGVLRRAGHTEAAVDLARLAGFEPAGVLVEILKEDGEMARVPDLEQVAQRWNLKLISVQDLIKYRLKAESLISRDISVKMPTEWGDFDLYSFTQRSNGAQHLALVKGDVSGTEPVLVRVHSSCVTGDIFGSCRCDCGPQLHRAMQQIDREGRGVVVYMNQEGRGIGLLNKLRAYKLQEQGRDTVEANLELGFGMDERDYGVGASILRDLGITQMRLLTNNPRKRTGLMGYGLEIVETVPIEIEPNQHNQSYLATKRDKLGHTILTKMRPVASSSGTVANES, from the coding sequence ATGCTTGACTCAATTGAAGATGCTATTGCCGATATCCGCGCCGGCAAAGTGGTGATTGTGGTAGACGACGAAGACCGCGAAAACGAAGGTGATTTTATCTGCGCGGCGCGTTGCGCTACCCCCGAGGTAATCAACTTCATGGCCACCCACGGCCGGGGGCTCGTGTGCGCTCCGCTCACCGAAGAGCGCTGCGACGAGCTAGGGTTGGAGCTGATGGTAGGACGCAACACGGCTTTGCACGCGACGCCCTTCACCGTATCGGTCGACTTGCTGAAGAACGGCGTCACGACCGGCATTTCGGCTTCCGACCGCAGCAAAACCATTCTGGCCCTCATCGACCCGGAAACCAAACCCGCTGACCTAGGTCGGCCGGGCCACATATTCCCGCTGAAAGCCCGGAAGGAAGGCGTGTTACGGCGGGCCGGCCACACCGAGGCCGCAGTCGACCTAGCCCGTTTGGCTGGTTTTGAGCCGGCTGGCGTGCTGGTCGAGATTCTAAAGGAAGACGGGGAAATGGCCCGCGTACCCGACCTGGAGCAAGTAGCCCAGCGCTGGAATCTGAAGCTGATTTCGGTGCAAGATCTCATCAAGTACCGCTTGAAAGCGGAAAGCCTCATCTCCCGCGACATCTCCGTGAAGATGCCCACCGAATGGGGCGATTTTGACTTGTACTCGTTTACCCAGCGTTCCAACGGCGCCCAGCACCTAGCCCTTGTGAAAGGCGACGTTAGCGGTACCGAGCCGGTACTGGTGCGCGTGCACAGCTCCTGCGTTACCGGTGATATCTTCGGCTCCTGCCGCTGCGATTGTGGTCCGCAACTGCACCGCGCCATGCAGCAAATCGACCGCGAAGGCCGCGGCGTGGTGGTGTACATGAACCAGGAAGGCCGCGGTATCGGCTTGCTCAATAAGCTTCGGGCCTATAAGCTTCAGGAGCAAGGCCGCGACACGGTAGAGGCTAACCTAGAGCTAGGCTTCGGCATGGATGAGCGCGACTACGGCGTAGGCGCCTCTATTCTGCGCGACCTAGGCATCACCCAAATGCGCCTGCTTACCAACAACCCGCGCAAGCGCACGGGCCTGATGGGCTACGGCCTCGAAATCGTGGAAACGGTACCCATCGAGATTGAACCCAATCAGCATAACCAAAGTTACCTGGCTACGAAGCGTGATAAGCTTGGTCACACAATTTTGACTAAAATGCGGCCAGTGGCGTCCTCGTCCGGTACGGTGGCAAACGAGTCGTAA
- a CDS encoding DoxX family protein, with amino-acid sequence MALLENRYRTHDLGMLLLRVGIGIMFSIHGYPKLIGGPEKWTEIGGVMSMFGISSAPVMWGFLAAAAEAIGGQLLAFGLFFRFACILLLGTMIIATAMHVMKGDDFNTYSHALEAAFLFLGLLFAGPGKYSVDQLLFPPEPEWEE; translated from the coding sequence ATGGCCTTGCTCGAAAATCGTTACCGCACCCACGACCTAGGTATGCTTCTGCTTCGCGTTGGCATTGGTATTATGTTCTCCATTCACGGCTATCCGAAGCTTATTGGGGGACCAGAGAAATGGACCGAAATCGGGGGCGTAATGAGTATGTTTGGTATTAGCTCTGCGCCAGTTATGTGGGGCTTTTTGGCCGCGGCGGCGGAAGCTATTGGCGGGCAGCTGCTGGCTTTCGGGTTGTTTTTTCGTTTTGCTTGCATCCTGCTACTGGGCACAATGATCATTGCTACGGCCATGCACGTCATGAAAGGTGACGACTTCAATACCTACTCGCATGCGCTGGAAGCGGCCTTTTTATTCCTAGGGCTACTTTTCGCCGGCCCTGGTAAGTACAGCGTCGATCAGCTGCTATTCCCCCCTGAGCCTGAATGGGAGGAATAG
- a CDS encoding glycosyltransferase family 4 protein produces MHILQLCFRVPFPPTDGGAIAMYDVTAGLVQAGHRVTVVAPNTHKHWQEADVLDHLGPQVRLVPVPVDTRLSPWKALKNLLVGKLPYNVERFVSPALAATLTDIVRTEQIDVVQIEGTFVAWYLDIIKQVKPALPVVLRAHNVEYTIWQMLAERASNPMRRFYLLHLARGVKQFEAAYLPRFDAVAAITEPDQRRLRAMGCKEPVVFIPAGVNLERIHPNLAIQPKPKTLFMIGSLDWMPNLEGLDWFLTNVWPTVQERLPDVELHIAGKNPPERLQRLKAKNVFMHGFVESATEFMQQYEMMLVPLLSGGGMRIKIIEGMAMGKCILSTGLGSEGIHASNNEDILVCDEPSEWIDRIERYYHGDIDYVKIGQTAAQTVGRLYDNRRVVERFLELYHRFTPATV; encoded by the coding sequence GTGCATATTCTTCAGCTTTGCTTCCGCGTACCATTTCCGCCAACCGATGGTGGCGCCATTGCCATGTATGACGTTACGGCGGGGTTGGTGCAAGCGGGTCACCGCGTGACCGTCGTAGCGCCCAATACTCACAAGCACTGGCAAGAAGCAGATGTGCTCGACCACCTAGGTCCCCAGGTGCGCTTAGTGCCGGTGCCCGTCGATACGCGCCTCTCGCCCTGGAAGGCCCTGAAAAATTTGCTGGTGGGCAAGCTGCCCTACAACGTTGAGCGGTTCGTTAGTCCTGCTCTGGCCGCCACCTTGACGGACATAGTCCGAACCGAGCAGATCGATGTCGTGCAGATAGAAGGCACGTTTGTAGCCTGGTACCTCGATATTATTAAGCAGGTAAAGCCCGCTTTGCCAGTGGTGCTGCGGGCGCATAACGTGGAATACACCATCTGGCAGATGCTAGCTGAGCGAGCGTCCAACCCGATGCGGCGCTTTTACTTGCTGCACCTTGCTAGAGGCGTCAAGCAGTTTGAAGCCGCGTATCTGCCGCGCTTCGATGCTGTTGCGGCCATCACGGAGCCTGATCAGCGCCGGTTGCGCGCAATGGGTTGCAAAGAGCCCGTGGTATTTATCCCGGCCGGAGTCAACTTGGAGCGCATTCACCCCAACCTAGCTATTCAGCCCAAACCCAAAACGCTGTTCATGATCGGCTCCCTGGATTGGATGCCGAACTTGGAAGGACTCGATTGGTTTCTGACGAACGTGTGGCCTACTGTGCAGGAACGCTTGCCAGACGTGGAGCTGCATATTGCCGGCAAAAACCCGCCCGAGCGCTTACAGCGTTTGAAAGCCAAAAACGTGTTTATGCATGGCTTTGTCGAGTCGGCTACGGAGTTTATGCAGCAGTATGAGATGATGCTGGTGCCACTGCTGTCGGGTGGGGGCATGCGAATCAAGATTATTGAGGGCATGGCCATGGGTAAGTGCATCTTGAGCACGGGGCTAGGCTCCGAAGGCATTCACGCCTCCAACAACGAAGATATTCTCGTGTGCGACGAACCCAGCGAGTGGATCGACCGCATCGAGCGCTACTACCACGGCGACATTGACTACGTGAAGATCGGGCAGACGGCGGCGCAAACCGTCGGCCGGCTATATGACAATCGCCGCGTAGTAGAGCGTTTTCTGGAGCTTTATCACCGCTTTACGCCCGCTACGGTATGA
- a CDS encoding glycosyltransferase, translating into MIEVVAIIVLWGSLLLVAHTYALFPVLLGKLAKGRQPNTNVFAPNARDLPAVDILLAVHNEEQVIEEKIRSTFQTTYPLDRLTLYIGSDNSQDQTNSLVERLTAKYPGVQFRPFYQRTGKPGVIEALAQEATAPVLVLTDANVFFAPDTIYQLVKHFRNPVIGQVGGNIINPEHRQEGISGQEKAYLERENLIKYQEGVVWGAMIGAFGGCFAVRRSAYHPAPASFLVDDFYISMAVLRDGYQAINELDAVCYEDVSDRVTEEFRRKARISAGNFQNLSAFRGLLLPPWNGRAFALWSHKVLRWYTPQLLLLMLLANVVLVVRGAGWFYQLSLLGQVGMLALVGFDWLMRRVGFHSRILRFITHFYSMNAALLLGYWRYLRGIKTTVWQPTQRFQQAK; encoded by the coding sequence ATGATAGAGGTTGTGGCGATAATTGTGCTCTGGGGGAGCTTGTTACTAGTGGCGCACACCTATGCGCTGTTTCCGGTGCTGCTCGGTAAGCTGGCGAAAGGACGGCAGCCAAACACCAACGTGTTTGCACCAAACGCCCGCGATTTGCCCGCTGTCGATATTCTGCTAGCGGTACACAACGAGGAGCAAGTGATTGAGGAGAAGATTCGCAGCACCTTTCAAACCACGTACCCGCTCGACCGGCTCACGCTTTATATTGGCTCCGACAACTCTCAGGATCAAACCAACTCCTTGGTCGAGCGGCTCACAGCCAAATATCCCGGTGTGCAGTTTCGGCCTTTCTACCAGCGCACCGGCAAGCCGGGCGTAATAGAGGCCCTAGCCCAAGAAGCCACGGCGCCTGTACTGGTGCTCACCGATGCCAACGTGTTTTTCGCGCCCGACACGATCTATCAGTTGGTCAAGCACTTTCGCAATCCAGTCATCGGACAAGTTGGAGGCAACATCATCAATCCGGAACACCGGCAAGAGGGCATTTCGGGGCAGGAAAAAGCTTACTTGGAGCGCGAGAACCTAATTAAGTACCAAGAAGGAGTGGTGTGGGGCGCCATGATTGGGGCGTTTGGGGGCTGCTTTGCCGTGCGGCGCAGTGCTTACCACCCCGCTCCAGCCTCTTTCCTGGTTGACGACTTCTACATCTCGATGGCCGTGTTGCGCGACGGCTACCAGGCCATCAACGAGCTAGATGCCGTGTGCTACGAAGATGTATCGGACCGCGTGACGGAGGAGTTCCGCCGCAAGGCACGCATTTCAGCGGGTAATTTTCAGAATCTAAGCGCATTCCGTGGGCTGTTACTGCCGCCCTGGAATGGTCGTGCTTTCGCGTTGTGGTCGCACAAGGTGTTACGCTGGTACACGCCGCAACTGTTGCTGCTCATGCTGCTGGCCAATGTGGTGTTGGTGGTGCGCGGCGCCGGCTGGTTTTACCAGCTCTCCTTGCTAGGGCAGGTGGGCATGCTGGCGCTGGTAGGGTTCGATTGGCTGATGCGCCGCGTAGGATTTCACTCACGCATCCTGCGCTTTATCACGCACTTCTACAGTATGAATGCGGCCTTGCTGCTCGGCTACTGGCGTTATCTGCGCGGTATCAAAACGACGGTGTGGCAGCCCACCCAGCGCTTTCAACAAGCGAAATAA
- a CDS encoding proline iminopeptidase-family hydrolase: protein MNFTKIVLGASLLGTALGSFSCSQQSKEAPATASASTYFAQDSTGGVQTGGVQVVPVTTPKGTFNVWTKRFGNNPRIKLLLLNGGPGATHEYFECMESFLPAEGIEFIYYDQLGCGNSDTPKDTAMWSLPRYVEEVEQVRQALHLDKHNFYLLGHSWGGILAAEYAFKYQQNLKGLIISNMMMSCPDYGKYADNVLAKQMKPEVLAEIRQIEAKKDFSNPRYMGLLEPNFYAEHLCRIVPNPEPITRAMSKINQSLYVTMQGPSEFGISGKLTNWDRTKDLPKLSVPVLSIGGKYDTMDPEHMRWIATQVQNGTALTCPQGSHMSMYDDQQTYMKGLTKFILGVDKGEKKVAL from the coding sequence ATGAACTTCACCAAAATCGTTTTGGGTGCCAGCCTGCTTGGCACCGCACTCGGCAGCTTTTCCTGCTCGCAGCAAAGCAAAGAAGCCCCTGCCACCGCTTCAGCCTCCACCTACTTTGCGCAGGATAGCACAGGCGGCGTGCAGACGGGTGGCGTGCAAGTCGTTCCTGTCACAACGCCCAAAGGCACGTTCAACGTCTGGACCAAGCGCTTCGGCAATAACCCGCGTATCAAGCTGCTGTTGCTCAACGGCGGGCCGGGCGCTACACACGAGTATTTCGAGTGTATGGAAAGCTTTCTACCTGCCGAGGGCATCGAGTTCATTTACTACGACCAGCTCGGCTGCGGCAATTCCGACACCCCTAAGGACACCGCTATGTGGAGTTTGCCGCGCTACGTGGAGGAAGTGGAGCAAGTGCGCCAGGCCCTACACCTCGATAAGCACAACTTCTATCTGCTAGGTCACTCTTGGGGTGGCATCCTGGCGGCTGAGTACGCATTTAAATACCAGCAAAATCTCAAGGGCCTTATCATCTCGAATATGATGATGAGCTGCCCCGACTACGGCAAATACGCCGACAACGTGCTGGCCAAGCAGATGAAGCCCGAAGTGCTGGCCGAAATCCGGCAGATCGAAGCCAAGAAGGACTTCAGCAATCCTCGGTACATGGGCCTGCTCGAACCTAATTTCTATGCGGAGCACCTGTGTCGTATTGTGCCTAACCCCGAGCCCATTACCCGCGCCATGAGCAAAATCAACCAGTCGCTTTACGTGACGATGCAGGGACCAAGCGAGTTCGGCATTTCGGGCAAGCTCACCAACTGGGACCGGACCAAAGACTTGCCCAAGCTCAGCGTGCCGGTGCTCTCCATCGGCGGCAAGTACGACACCATGGATCCCGAGCATATGCGCTGGATTGCTACGCAAGTACAAAATGGGACGGCGCTCACTTGCCCGCAGGGCAGTCACATGAGCATGTACGACGACCAGCAAACCTACATGAAAGGCCTCACCAAGTTTATCTTAGGCGTCGACAAGGGCGAGAAAAAGGTAGCGCTGTAG
- a CDS encoding M14 family metallopeptidase, with amino-acid sequence MLALLLSTLLAAAPTPKTDWRTPFEKGDGNTTTTYAECIAYYQQLDAAYPEISMREAGPTDIGQHLHEVVISIDGDADPASVRGKNRRVVFIQNGIHPGEPEGIDASMMLARDYVQKKELRQQLENVTLVIIPAYNIDGMLNRSATSRANQNGPREYGFRGNARNLDLNRDYIKEDSRNARSFAQLFQRWQPDLFVDTHTSNGADYQYVMTLIDTQKDKLHPALSQYLQKTMLPDLYSGMSKKKWPLTPYVDFEGRTPESGLRGFLETPRYSTGYTTLFNTIGFITETHMWKPFTPRVRATYDFLDLLIHLAHRDAAQLAQARATAEQQLRAQMDFPLGWRLDTTSAEQVNFRGYEGRTKTSEVSGQPRLSYDRKAPFTRPVKFYNTYRPTTTVRRPVAYLIPQAWGEVLDRLRLSNVRLQRLRRDTTLTADIYYVEDYKTAPRPYEGHYLHSQVKLRTEQQTLPFRRGDYVAYLDQPAVRYLVETLEPQGTDSFFAWGFFDSILQQKEYFSDYIFEDLAAELLKRDPQLRQQLEARRQADPTFAKNGAAQLDFVYRHSPYYEKSHLRYPVVRWQGGALPVEQ; translated from the coding sequence ATGCTCGCTCTTCTACTTTCTACGCTCCTTGCCGCTGCGCCAACACCTAAAACTGACTGGCGCACGCCCTTCGAAAAAGGCGACGGCAACACAACCACTACCTACGCTGAGTGCATCGCCTATTACCAGCAGCTCGATGCAGCGTACCCCGAAATCAGCATGCGCGAGGCGGGCCCGACCGACATCGGACAGCATCTGCACGAGGTAGTTATTTCAATCGACGGCGACGCGGACCCAGCTTCGGTACGCGGCAAGAACCGGCGCGTGGTGTTCATCCAGAATGGAATTCACCCTGGCGAGCCAGAAGGCATCGATGCATCCATGATGCTGGCCCGCGATTACGTGCAGAAGAAAGAGCTGCGGCAGCAACTAGAGAACGTCACGCTAGTGATTATTCCGGCCTACAACATCGACGGCATGCTGAACCGCTCGGCCACGAGCCGTGCCAACCAGAACGGCCCGCGCGAGTACGGCTTCCGCGGCAACGCGCGCAACCTGGACCTGAACCGCGACTACATCAAGGAAGATTCGCGCAATGCCCGCTCCTTTGCGCAGCTTTTTCAGCGCTGGCAACCTGACCTGTTCGTCGATACGCACACCTCCAACGGCGCCGATTACCAGTACGTCATGACGCTCATTGATACGCAGAAAGACAAGCTGCACCCTGCCCTGAGCCAGTACTTGCAGAAAACTATGCTGCCGGATTTGTACAGCGGCATGAGCAAGAAGAAGTGGCCCCTAACACCTTACGTTGATTTTGAGGGTCGCACGCCCGAAAGCGGCTTGCGCGGTTTCCTGGAAACACCACGCTACTCCACAGGCTACACTACGCTGTTCAACACCATCGGCTTTATCACCGAAACGCACATGTGGAAGCCCTTCACACCGCGGGTGCGCGCCACATATGATTTTCTGGATCTGCTAATTCACCTAGCTCACCGCGACGCCGCGCAGCTAGCCCAGGCCCGCGCCACGGCCGAGCAGCAGCTACGTGCCCAAATGGACTTCCCCTTGGGGTGGCGGCTCGACACCACGAGTGCGGAGCAGGTAAACTTCCGGGGCTACGAGGGCCGCACCAAAACAAGCGAAGTCAGTGGGCAGCCGCGCTTATCATACGACCGCAAAGCGCCTTTCACGCGGCCCGTTAAGTTCTATAACACCTACCGGCCGACCACCACGGTGCGGCGCCCAGTGGCTTATTTGATTCCGCAGGCATGGGGCGAAGTGCTCGACCGGTTGCGGCTTAGCAACGTGCGCTTACAGCGCCTGCGCCGAGACACCACGCTCACCGCCGACATATACTACGTGGAAGATTACAAAACCGCGCCGCGCCCCTACGAAGGCCACTACTTGCACAGCCAGGTAAAACTCCGCACGGAGCAGCAAACCCTACCCTTCCGGCGGGGCGACTACGTAGCCTACCTCGACCAGCCCGCCGTGCGCTACCTCGTGGAGACGCTGGAGCCTCAAGGCACCGACTCATTTTTCGCCTGGGGCTTCTTCGACAGCATTTTGCAGCAGAAAGAATACTTCTCCGATTACATCTTTGAGGACCTAGCTGCCGAGCTACTCAAGCGTGACCCACAGTTGCGTCAGCAGCTCGAGGCCCGCCGCCAAGCCGACCCGACGTTTGCGAAAAATGGTGCCGCCCAACTCGACTTTGTGTATCGTCACTCACCGTACTACGAGAAGTCACACTTGCGCTACCCAGTCGTGCGCTGGCAGGGCGGGGCGCTACCCGTCGAACAATAG
- the surE gene encoding 5'/3'-nucleotidase SurE codes for MTAKSRKPLILISNDDGITAPGIAVLVRVMKRIGEVVVVAPDSPQSGMGHAITIGNPLRLDPSTIFDDIEAYECSGTPADCVKLAKHFVLRDRQADLVVSGINHGSNSSVNVLYSGTMSAAIEAAIEGLPAIGFSLCDYGHLADFSHIEEWVEHLTRQALEHGIPTGTALNINFPKKSENLIAGARICRQARAKWQEEFDLRYDPYQRPYYWLIGNFVNEDKGEDTDEWALAHNYISVVPCQYDLTAQHGLPQLNEQWTLSLDATQPADNPVHEEAATDAVLPAKSKKKQK; via the coding sequence GTGACTGCTAAATCTCGCAAACCGCTGATTCTAATTTCAAACGATGATGGTATCACTGCGCCGGGCATTGCCGTGCTGGTGCGCGTGATGAAGCGTATTGGCGAAGTAGTGGTAGTGGCGCCCGATTCGCCGCAGTCGGGTATGGGGCACGCCATTACCATCGGCAACCCCTTGCGCCTCGACCCAAGCACTATCTTCGACGACATCGAGGCCTACGAGTGCAGCGGCACGCCCGCCGACTGCGTGAAGCTAGCCAAGCACTTCGTGCTGCGCGACCGACAAGCCGATCTGGTGGTGTCGGGCATTAATCATGGCTCCAATTCTTCCGTGAACGTGCTGTACTCGGGCACTATGTCGGCGGCCATTGAGGCCGCAATTGAAGGATTGCCCGCCATTGGTTTTTCGCTCTGTGACTACGGTCACTTAGCCGATTTCTCCCATATCGAGGAGTGGGTAGAGCACCTCACACGCCAGGCCTTGGAGCATGGCATCCCAACGGGTACCGCGCTGAACATCAACTTCCCTAAAAAGTCGGAAAACCTTATTGCTGGGGCGCGTATTTGCCGGCAGGCACGAGCTAAGTGGCAGGAAGAGTTTGACCTGCGCTACGATCCTTACCAGCGCCCTTACTATTGGTTAATCGGTAACTTCGTGAACGAAGACAAAGGCGAAGATACCGACGAATGGGCGCTGGCGCACAACTACATTTCCGTGGTGCCCTGCCAATACGATCTGACGGCCCAGCACGGTTTGCCCCAGCTCAACGAGCAGTGGACCTTATCCCTTGATGCTACCCAACCGGCCGACAATCCTGTGCACGAGGAAGCAGCCACCGATGCAGTGCTGCCCGCCAAAAGCAAGAAAAAGCAGAAGTAG